DNA from Nitrospina gracilis Nb-211:
ACTTCAGAATGCGATTGATCTCCTCGTCGCTCACCATGCATCCATGAATGCGTTTGAGACGCGAGGTTCCCGGCGGCAGAAACAGCATGTCGCCCTTGCCCAGCAGTTTTTCCGCACCGACGCTGTCCAGAATGGTGCGCGAGTCCACTCGCGACGTCACCTGGAACGAGATGCGCGCCGGGAAGTTGGCCTTGATGATGCCCGTCAGCACGTCCACCGACGGCCGTTGGGTTGCCACGATCAAGTGAATACCCGCCGCGCGCGCCATCTGCGCGAGGCGTGTCAGCGAATCCTCCACGCCTTTCGACGCCACCATCATGAGATCCGCCAATTCGTCGATGACGATCACGACATAAGGGAGTTTCTGCAACACCTCCGGTTCGGTTTCCTTTTCCGGTTGCGCATCCTCTTCCATGTTCTCTTCGAGAAACGCTTCCTCCACGGGTGGCGGCGTTTTCTTTTTCGCCTTTTTGTTTTTTCTTTCCTCTTCCTCCCGCTGGCGCTCCAGCCTGGCAACGAGGTCATTGAACCCGGTGATGTTGCGCACGCCTTTTTCCGCCATCATCTTGTAGCGCCGTTCCATCTCCGCCACCGCCCACTGCAGGGCCGCCGCCGCTTTTTTGGGATTGGTCACCACCGGCGCGATGAGGTGCGGAATGCCGTCATACATAGAAAGCTCCAGCATCTTCGGATCGATCATGATCATCTTCACCTCTTCCGGCGTGGCATTGAGCAGGAGGCTGATGATCATCGAGTTGATGCCGACGGACTTGCCGGAACCGGTCGAGCCCGCAATCAACAGGTGCGGCACCTGCGCCAGATCCTGCACCATGGGCACACCGATGTTGTCTTTGCCCACCGCCAGCGTCAGCTTCGACGGCGAGTTCTGGAACGCGTCGGATTGAATGACTTCCTTGATGGGCACGGTGTCGCGTTTCGGGTTGGGCAGTTCGATACCCACCACGGACTTGCCCGGCACCGGCGCGAGGATGCGCACGCTGGGTGCGCGCATGGCCAGCGCGAGGTCGTCCGTTAAAGAAAGAATGCGGCTCACTTTCACGCCCGGTGCGGGTTCGTATTCGTAGAGCGTGATCACCGGACCCGGGAGCACCTGCACGACTTTGCCCGAAATGCCGAAGTCCGCCAGTTTGCGCTCAAGGATGGTCGAGTTCAGCATGATCTCCTCGCGCAGCTTCTCCACGTTCTTGATGTGCACGGGTTCATTGAGCAGATCCACCGGCGGCACGCGGTAATCGCCCGTCTCATGCACGAACGGAAAATCCTCCTGCATGGCGAACGCGGGTTTTTCTTCCGGCTCCTCGTCCCTCACCTTTTTGGAACGGCCCACCTGCTTCTCCGGTTGTTTGGAGACCGGCATCATGATCTCGTTCGGCACAAA
Protein-coding regions in this window:
- a CDS encoding DNA translocase FtsK → MSGTQNNKPESKILSQETALPTRLHPLRDVFGVMLIGFTIFALYSLLTYTPKDPSLHSRVIQTVEVQNNGGIVGAYLADLLVQTFGTGAFVFPLITFIVSWGLIRGKEFSRWPAMLSFGLMFWVVLCGLLTMSFDPDPYFGHATVSGGIAGGYVSSYLVLWLNAWGARLVLMTMLFIAIMGMVGVPMDTMIRGIGNLFHFGLRMTVKGCTQLLALGMALIGLAQEGAKGLWRFAKMIRKTMRDNRPKLSEPVIVSSEAFVPNEIMMPVSKQPEKQVGRSKKVRDEEPEEKPAFAMQEDFPFVHETGDYRVPPVDLLNEPVHIKNVEKLREEIMLNSTILERKLADFGISGKVVQVLPGPVITLYEYEPAPGVKVSRILSLTDDLALAMRAPSVRILAPVPGKSVVGIELPNPKRDTVPIKEVIQSDAFQNSPSKLTLAVGKDNIGVPMVQDLAQVPHLLIAGSTGSGKSVGINSMIISLLLNATPEEVKMIMIDPKMLELSMYDGIPHLIAPVVTNPKKAAAALQWAVAEMERRYKMMAEKGVRNITGFNDLVARLERQREEEERKNKKAKKKTPPPVEEAFLEENMEEDAQPEKETEPEVLQKLPYVVIVIDELADLMMVASKGVEDSLTRLAQMARAAGIHLIVATQRPSVDVLTGIIKANFPARISFQVTSRVDSRTILDSVGAEKLLGKGDMLFLPPGTSRLKRIHGCMVSDEEINRILKFIKDQPKEAEFREDVFQEVVEAEKQRAEEEEEFDELYDDAVAIVAKEKQASISMLQRRLRVGYNRAARMIEIMEREGVVGPSDGIKPREVYVKPIPFD